A window of Chryseobacterium aquaeductus genomic DNA:
GAAGCCTGCGAAAATGAAATTGAAAGCCTGAAAAGACGTGAAATAACCGGAGCAGATTTTGTGATTAATGCTTTAGACGGAAAATTTTCTGAGCATGATCTTAATGATTTTGGAAATGCTTTCTCCAAAGATTATTATGTTGATGAGACAGATTTCGCAGATAAATTCAGTTCGTTTGCTACAGATTACATTAATATTTTCGACAGTCTAGCCGAAGAACGCGATTTTGAATATGAAACTTTTTATCATATCGAAGACACGTACGCAAACTATGATTTGATGAAGCAGATTATTGATCATCGTTTTTTGGAATGGAAAAAATATAGAAATTTGAATTAAATCTAGCGATAAAAAAAACCTAACAGGTTTTAAAAATCTGTTAGGTTTGAATTAGTCGCAATTACGATTAGTTATGTTTTACCCATATTAAATCATCCGTTTTATATCCAAGCTTTTGTGCTTTTGCTAAAAATCGTTCTCTGATGCTGTTTGGAATTTCTTTATTTCTTGATAAAATCCAGATGTACTTTGTGCTGTTTCCGACAACCAAAGCGTTTTGATAATCGTCGTCAATATCGATCACATTATAACCAGCCCAGATTGGTTTGAAAAAAGAAACTTTCAGCCTTGCTTCAGATTTATCATTTACAAATCTTGCTTCACCGACAGATTCTTTCCATTCTTTTTTCACATAATTATAACCTCCATTTTTCACTTTTATTGTTCCGTCTGAATTGAGAGAATAATTTGCGGTTACATTATCCAGATTTTTTTCAAATTTATAATCGAAACGTGCGATTTCGTACCATTTTCCGAGATATTTTTCTGAATTAAAATTTTTAACAGCAGTTGCACCTTTCGGAATACCGACCGAACAGGAATTGAATAGTAATAATCCGATAATACCTAAAGAAACGGGAATAGTAATTTTTTGAAACGTTTTCATAATACTAAGTTTTGTGTAAAAGAAAATTCAAAAATGATGCCTTTTAATTTTAAACCATTAAGGTCTATTAAGAAGTTGAGAATAGTTAAGTTGAGCTTCACTTTAAGCATGATTCTTAATAAAAATCTATTTTATTTTACTTATTGAAACTTAACTTCTTAAATATTCTTAATGGTTTAATTTTTTAAATCTCAAGAAAAAACTTTCAGAAACTGATCTTTGAAACTTGACGAAACTTCAATTTCAGTATTGTCAGACAAAGTTGCAGTTCCGCTTTTATGATAAGATTTTACAAAATTGGTATTGATGATGTGTGAACGATGAACTCTCACAAAAGGACTTTCAAGTAAGTCATCAAAATGCTTTAAGAATCTGCAAACCATCTTTTTTGAATGGTCGGTGAGATAAACCTGTGTGAAATTTCCATCTGCCTGAAGTCTTACAATATCTTCTGTTTTTACCACATCAAAACCCTGTAAAGTCGGGAGAATCAACTGTTGTTTTTCAGGTTTTAATTTTAAGTTTTCCAATAGAATTTTGTTCCGGTTGAGTTCTTCTTTATTCTGAATGCTTTCTGCAACCTTATTCACTGCCAAAATCAACTCCTGAATATCAATCGGTTTTAAAATATAATAACTCGCAGATTTATTTAAAGCCTGTAAAGAATATTGTGAAAATGCGGTGATAAAAATCGTTTCGTAAGAAAATTCTTTGGTTGCTTCCAATACATCAAAAGCATTTCCGAAAGGCATTTCGACATCCAGAAAAACCAATTGTGGTCGCATTTCTGCAATCAACGGAACGCCATCTTTTATATTTTCAGCCTCGCCTAAAATCTCGATTTGCGGACAGTATTTTGTGAGATAATTTCTCAAAACATCTCTTGCGATTTTTTCGTCGTCTACGATTACAGATTTTATTTTCATCTTTTAAGGTTGAGATTAAGTTTGAGGCTTTATCAATTATAAGTTCATGGTAATTTCTACCAATACACCATTTTCAGAATCTTTTATCGAGCAGATAATCTCTTTTTTGTACAAATCATTCAGCAATCTTATTCTTTCCAAAGTATTTTTCATTCCTCTGCCTTCACGGTTTTTTTGGTGAATGGTTTTTTGTTTTTTGCTTTCTTCGATGCCGATTCCATTGTCTTGAATGGTGATTTTTAAATGGTGATTTTCCTTTCTAAAATTAAGTTTCAGAAAGCCCTTTTCTATTCTGTAACGCAATCCGTGCCAAATCGCATTCTCCAAAAACGGTTGCACCATCATTCCCGGAATCTGAAGATTTTGTTGGTTTAAATCTTCATCCACCAAAATTTCATAATCAAATTTATCGGCGAAACGGGTTTTTTCCAAAGCTAGATAATTCTGTAATAAATCGAGTTCCTGCTGAAACGGAATGAAATCTTCGGCAGAATTTTCCATCACGCCACGCATCAGTTTCGAGAATTTTGTAAGATATTGATTGGCTTCCAACTCATTATTTGTGGCAATAAATTGATTGACTGAGTTTAAACTATTGAAAATAAAATGCGGATTCATCTCACGCCTCAATGACTGCAACGCAATTTTTTTGTTTTTAATCTGAACCTTCTTTAATGTTCGGAAAATAAAGAAAACCAAAGCCGACAAAACCACCAAAGCCGCAATGAGACTATAATTGAAAATATTTTTCTTGCGAATCAACTCATCTTTCAGTTGCTTTTCCTGCTCCAATTGCGAAATTCTCTGTTCGGTATCTTCCAATATTTTATTATCGACTAAACTGCGGTCTTTAGAAACCAAATCTGGTAATCTTGCTAGAAAATCCCGATACAATTGTACGGAAGCATCTGTGTTTTTTGAAATCGCATACAAACTGTCGAGTTTTTTTACACTTTTCTGAGCTTCCAAAGTATGACCTTTATTCAGAGCAATATCATAAGCATTTTTCAATAAAACAATCGCTTCTTGCGGATCGTTCTTTTTAATATAAATCTCCGCAAGTTCCTGAATCTGTTCTACTTTTTTCTGAGAATTATCTTCTACGAAATCTTCCTTTAAAACCTTCTTTTTGGCTTCAATCGCTTTGTCGAAGTTCTTATTTTCAACATACAGATCCGTCAGTTTTTGGTTGATTGCCAACGCTTGTTGTGGAGCAGTTTCTTTAGAAATTTTATAGGCGTTATTCAGATTTTCCTCAGCTTTGGGGATGTTTTTATTCTCAATATTTACATCTGCCATTTGGCTGTACCCTGCGGCAAGATCTTCCTTATTATTTTCCTTTTCGCTGATCTGAATGTTACTCTGAATAGCTTCTGCTTTTTGAGCTACAGACGGTGACGAAAGTCTGGAAGCATCGTTGGAATTTAACGCTCTGCTTTTCTTCGAATAATTAAAATTGGATGCCATCTCATAATTGCTTACCGCATCTTTCAGTTTGTTTTGGTTTTCCTGAGATTGCGCCAGTTTTCTGGTGACCTTTTCGAGATTTTGTTTATCGTTGAGCTTTTCGTAGATGTTTTTAGATTTGATTAAATATTCTTCACTCTTCGAAAAATTTCCGTTGTTGTAAAATGTTTCACCGATGTTGTAGTAAGATTCAGCTTCGGCAGCTTCATTTTTGGTATCTACTGCCTTCCTTAGTTTAGACGTTTCG
This region includes:
- a CDS encoding DUF7832 domain-containing protein; this translates as MTKYDDASWHCGEDFPKGLPEKNSATHTGMFLNWCMNNNLHSQELKEACENEIESLKRREITGADFVINALDGKFSEHDLNDFGNAFSKDYYVDETDFADKFSSFATDYINIFDSLAEERDFEYETFYHIEDTYANYDLMKQIIDHRFLEWKKYRNLN
- a CDS encoding lipocalin family protein, whose amino-acid sequence is MKTFQKITIPVSLGIIGLLLFNSCSVGIPKGATAVKNFNSEKYLGKWYEIARFDYKFEKNLDNVTANYSLNSDGTIKVKNGGYNYVKKEWKESVGEARFVNDKSEARLKVSFFKPIWAGYNVIDIDDDYQNALVVGNSTKYIWILSRNKEIPNSIRERFLAKAQKLGYKTDDLIWVKHN
- a CDS encoding LytR/AlgR family response regulator transcription factor produces the protein MKIKSVIVDDEKIARDVLRNYLTKYCPQIEILGEAENIKDGVPLIAEMRPQLVFLDVEMPFGNAFDVLEATKEFSYETIFITAFSQYSLQALNKSASYYILKPIDIQELILAVNKVAESIQNKEELNRNKILLENLKLKPEKQQLILPTLQGFDVVKTEDIVRLQADGNFTQVYLTDHSKKMVCRFLKHFDDLLESPFVRVHRSHIINTNFVKSYHKSGTATLSDNTEIEVSSSFKDQFLKVFS
- a CDS encoding tetratricopeptide repeat-containing sensor histidine kinase, with amino-acid sequence MNLIRFFVIVLMFFAGNLYSQNKAAQEVVAETSKLRKAVDTKNEAAEAESYYNIGETFYNNGNFSKSEEYLIKSKNIYEKLNDKQNLEKVTRKLAQSQENQNKLKDAVSNYEMASNFNYSKKSRALNSNDASRLSSPSVAQKAEAIQSNIQISEKENNKEDLAAGYSQMADVNIENKNIPKAEENLNNAYKISKETAPQQALAINQKLTDLYVENKNFDKAIEAKKKVLKEDFVEDNSQKKVEQIQELAEIYIKKNDPQEAIVLLKNAYDIALNKGHTLEAQKSVKKLDSLYAISKNTDASVQLYRDFLARLPDLVSKDRSLVDNKILEDTEQRISQLEQEKQLKDELIRKKNIFNYSLIAALVVLSALVFFIFRTLKKVQIKNKKIALQSLRREMNPHFIFNSLNSVNQFIATNNELEANQYLTKFSKLMRGVMENSAEDFIPFQQELDLLQNYLALEKTRFADKFDYEILVDEDLNQQNLQIPGMMVQPFLENAIWHGLRYRIEKGFLKLNFRKENHHLKITIQDNGIGIEESKKQKTIHQKNREGRGMKNTLERIRLLNDLYKKEIICSIKDSENGVLVEITMNL